Proteins co-encoded in one uncultured Draconibacterium sp. genomic window:
- a CDS encoding NAD(P)-dependent oxidoreductase produces MGEILLIGSSGFLGSHFVHFLNGKGFDSTNIYHINNDNAEYINSKNKFKVDLNNFSGLCSVLKSVNPEYIVNFAGQISGSKLSQFVNTNFLGPLNLLECINSFDCNVKRIVLIGSAAEYGINKNFPLKEDASPLYINDYGFSKHLQKLLSKYILQRDGLPIVIARPFNIIGSGMSSSLAIGTFIDKIKKTPNNGVVKVGNLQAYRDYLDVEDVCTAIKKIMINGKNGSEYNICSGKKFKMQDILDMLISISGKKITVESKTPSNQEPDESYGDNSKLRDELDWGSEISLYDSLYKAYHNNKETTYGT; encoded by the coding sequence ATGGGAGAAATATTATTAATTGGAAGTAGTGGTTTTTTAGGAAGCCATTTTGTCCATTTTCTAAACGGGAAAGGATTTGACAGCACAAATATTTATCATATAAATAATGATAATGCTGAATATATAAACTCAAAAAACAAATTTAAGGTCGATCTTAATAATTTTAGTGGTTTATGTTCGGTGCTAAAATCCGTAAATCCAGAATACATTGTGAATTTTGCAGGACAAATTTCAGGCTCAAAACTCTCTCAATTTGTTAACACAAATTTTTTGGGCCCCCTTAACCTTTTAGAATGTATTAATTCTTTTGACTGTAATGTAAAACGAATTGTTTTGATAGGATCGGCAGCTGAATATGGTATTAACAAAAATTTTCCACTAAAAGAAGATGCTTCCCCATTATACATAAATGATTACGGTTTTAGCAAGCATTTGCAGAAACTCCTTTCCAAATATATCCTACAACGAGATGGTCTGCCAATAGTAATTGCGAGACCATTTAATATTATTGGCTCAGGTATGTCCTCCAGTTTAGCTATCGGTACATTCATCGATAAAATCAAGAAAACACCCAACAATGGAGTTGTAAAGGTGGGGAACTTGCAAGCCTATAGAGATTATTTAGACGTTGAAGATGTGTGTACAGCCATTAAAAAAATCATGATTAATGGAAAAAATGGTTCTGAATACAATATTTGTAGTGGGAAGAAATTTAAGATGCAAGATATTTTAGATATGCTAATATCTATTTCTGGAAAAAAAATAACTGTAGAAAGTAAAACTCCTAGTAATCAAGAACCAGATGAAAGCTACGGAGATAATAGCAAACTGAGAGATGAACTAGACTGGGGTAGTGAGATTAGCTTATACGACTCTCTATATAAGGCCTACCATAACAACAAAGAGACGACATATGGCACATAA
- a CDS encoding nucleotidyltransferase family protein, protein MAHKKNLFIESEEKIIVALKQMDASMRKLLIVTKYGKYLGLLSLGDIQRAIINNTPTSEKIARIMRKENRVAFKTDSFEKIKNQMLTFRIECMPVLDENNEIVKIHFWEDIFGEIHKSEVSKLNLPVVIMAGGKGSRLKPITNVLPKPLVPIHEKTIIEDIMDRFVGAGCSSFYISVNYRAEMIKHYFKTLNNSNYQIEFFQEDKPLGTAGSMHLIKDKINSTFFVSNCDILIDQELSDIYKYHEENKNKITIVSALKHYKIPYGTIETGPNGQLESLTEKPEITYQINAGLYILEPECLDIIPENKFFHITDLIKELKKMNYNVGVFPVTEGSWVDIGQWSEYSKYIEK, encoded by the coding sequence ATGGCACATAAAAAGAATCTATTCATAGAAAGTGAAGAAAAGATTATTGTAGCTCTAAAGCAAATGGATGCTTCGATGCGCAAACTCCTCATCGTAACTAAATATGGTAAATATTTAGGATTACTTAGCCTTGGGGATATTCAAAGAGCCATAATTAACAACACTCCTACAAGCGAAAAGATCGCAAGGATTATGCGGAAAGAGAATCGTGTTGCTTTTAAAACCGATTCTTTTGAGAAGATAAAGAATCAGATGCTAACTTTTCGAATAGAATGTATGCCTGTGTTAGATGAGAATAATGAGATCGTTAAAATCCACTTTTGGGAGGATATCTTTGGCGAAATACACAAAAGCGAAGTAAGTAAACTAAATCTTCCTGTTGTAATCATGGCTGGGGGCAAAGGCTCCAGACTTAAACCTATTACCAATGTGCTTCCAAAGCCTCTGGTTCCTATTCATGAGAAGACCATTATTGAGGATATAATGGACCGGTTTGTTGGCGCAGGATGTTCGTCATTTTATATCTCGGTAAATTACAGAGCTGAAATGATTAAACATTATTTTAAAACTTTAAACAATAGTAATTATCAAATCGAATTCTTTCAAGAAGATAAACCTCTAGGGACAGCTGGTTCCATGCATCTAATTAAAGATAAAATCAACTCTACTTTCTTTGTGTCGAACTGTGACATATTAATTGACCAAGAGCTCTCAGATATTTATAAATATCATGAAGAAAACAAGAATAAAATAACTATTGTCTCTGCATTGAAACACTATAAGATACCTTATGGTACCATTGAGACAGGACCAAATGGCCAGCTAGAAAGTCTAACTGAGAAACCTGAGATAACATATCAAATCAATGCAGGATTGTATATCTTAGAGCCTGAGTGTCTGGACATCATCCCAGAGAATAAGTTTTTTCACATCACGGATCTTATCAAAGAGCTTAAAAAGATGAATTACAATGTTGGTGTTTTTCCTGTAACTGAAGGAAGCTGGGTGGATATTGGGCAATGGAGTGAATACTCAAAGTATATAGAAAAATAA
- a CDS encoding TDP-N-acetylfucosamine:lipid II N-acetylfucosaminyltransferase, with the protein MRILILGKPINYVNQLVASLKQEQISFSASVICDDGIKLTDKSKKLYDDGIEFRITFKSIIFGLKIFPKFALFSFYSLLFFFINYKQGLKSFKCVLDAFYYLAAVQHARPTQYDIHNVHYLSIKRAIVLLFLPRKSHIIISLWGSDLFRANGLTSNYWLTRAYRRANVIQLSSVEMEQMLLCKYGFDLRDKVRHALFLLDFKLIKLIDTYRGNTNALKAFRERYHIKNDRTCICIGNNGNSANNHIKTLKAIEKELKGQNITIILPLTYALSKEYETKLENYINASHLTIICFKDFLSWEDLAMLRIVSDIFVTMQNTDAMSGTLQEVLYAGNIGISASWLPYGRFRESGAVFFECSSFDLLGQQVVSILEDINEYKKKCQLNPQLIGEYFFNRKASVKEWLNVFSK; encoded by the coding sequence ATGAGAATTTTAATATTAGGAAAACCAATAAACTATGTTAATCAACTTGTAGCTTCGCTGAAGCAAGAACAAATTTCCTTTTCTGCTTCTGTGATTTGTGATGATGGCATCAAATTGACTGATAAGAGCAAGAAACTGTACGATGATGGAATTGAATTCAGAATAACCTTCAAATCAATAATCTTTGGTTTAAAAATCTTCCCGAAATTTGCATTGTTCTCATTTTATTCACTATTGTTTTTTTTTATAAACTATAAACAAGGACTAAAAAGTTTTAAATGTGTTCTGGATGCTTTTTATTACTTAGCGGCAGTTCAGCATGCCAGGCCAACTCAATACGATATTCATAATGTACACTATTTAAGTATAAAACGAGCTATCGTTCTCCTATTTTTGCCTAGGAAGAGTCACATAATTATATCACTATGGGGAAGTGATCTTTTTCGTGCTAATGGACTAACTAGCAACTATTGGTTAACCAGAGCTTATCGTAGAGCAAATGTTATTCAACTCTCCAGTGTTGAAATGGAACAGATGCTACTATGCAAATATGGCTTCGACTTAAGAGACAAAGTCCGACATGCATTGTTTCTTCTCGATTTCAAATTGATCAAGCTTATCGATACATATCGAGGAAACACAAATGCTCTAAAAGCATTTAGAGAAAGATATCATATAAAGAATGATAGAACATGTATTTGTATAGGTAATAATGGTAATTCGGCTAATAACCACATTAAGACATTAAAGGCAATTGAGAAAGAACTAAAAGGCCAAAATATAACAATCATACTACCGTTGACATATGCACTAAGCAAAGAGTATGAGACAAAATTAGAAAACTACATCAACGCTTCACACCTCACAATAATTTGCTTTAAAGATTTTCTTTCTTGGGAAGATCTAGCCATGCTTCGTATTGTATCAGACATATTTGTGACAATGCAAAACACTGATGCAATGAGTGGAACTCTGCAAGAGGTATTATACGCTGGGAATATTGGGATTTCGGCCTCATGGTTACCTTATGGTCGTTTTAGAGAAAGTGGTGCGGTGTTTTTTGAGTGTTCATCATTTGATCTTTTAGGTCAACAGGTTGTGTCAATTTTAGAGGATATTAATGAATACAAGAAGAAGTGCCAATTGAATCCTCAGCTCATAGGTGAATATTTTTTCAATAGAAAAGCTTCAGTAAAGGAATGGTTAAACGTGTTTTCAAAATAG
- a CDS encoding oligosaccharide flippase family protein, producing MLKDIKKATKHTSVYAIGSIATKLIGLVLIPLYTDADYLSHSDYGALAVLEATSQFLIGILTMAMVQSLTRWYWDNQYKEVQNTVFFTTLFFLIVTLIPVGGILVMLSDKISYLLFDSEKYSFLLKLTIAASLLQIINNQILCLAKLQTKSLLYISIQIFKLTLTLGLILWGILYKGLGLTAIWQATLWGEAVSLFLFIPYTVKNSKLSLQFSILREMLEYGFPLMLASVSGVLLATMDRYMLSSMSSLEKTGIYSLGFKIANTLKVVITTSLGLALSPLKMKRIGHASNQRLYSKINTYSSFIFIVSLIALSLFSLELIKVFSGSKIYWQANSIVPIISFSLLFGLMKDNTLIGLNITKKTKIIGSLIFVTSLINIGLNILLIPTFDIFGAAFATLISQVFFFSSVTYFAQKAYPIPYEWKKIGLMIGLASVIVLVGILISETALIWRLVIKSLLLITFPFILYFFSFYEKVEIENIKRIVNNWRNPKKLRENIKRFIN from the coding sequence ATGCTTAAAGATATAAAAAAGGCGACAAAACACACCTCAGTTTATGCAATTGGCAGCATTGCAACTAAGCTGATTGGCTTAGTGTTGATACCCCTTTATACTGATGCTGATTATTTGTCACACTCTGATTATGGAGCACTTGCAGTATTAGAAGCTACTTCTCAATTTTTAATTGGTATTCTTACAATGGCTATGGTGCAGAGCCTTACTCGTTGGTATTGGGATAACCAGTATAAGGAAGTCCAAAACACTGTTTTCTTCACAACTTTGTTTTTTCTGATTGTAACACTTATTCCAGTTGGAGGAATATTGGTAATGTTATCGGATAAGATTTCTTATCTTCTGTTTGATTCGGAGAAATATTCATTTCTTCTCAAGCTTACTATCGCTGCATCATTGTTGCAAATAATAAACAACCAGATACTCTGTTTAGCTAAGCTGCAAACGAAATCATTGCTTTATATTTCAATTCAGATTTTTAAGCTCACTCTTACCTTGGGGCTTATTCTTTGGGGAATATTATATAAAGGACTTGGACTAACTGCTATTTGGCAAGCCACACTTTGGGGAGAAGCGGTATCGTTATTTCTTTTCATTCCTTATACGGTAAAAAATTCTAAATTATCTTTACAGTTCTCAATATTACGCGAGATGTTAGAGTATGGATTCCCGTTAATGTTGGCATCTGTTTCAGGTGTTTTATTAGCAACCATGGATCGATATATGTTAAGTTCTATGTCAAGTCTAGAGAAAACAGGTATCTACTCTTTGGGCTTTAAGATTGCAAACACGTTAAAAGTTGTAATTACGACTTCTTTAGGCCTCGCTCTTTCTCCATTAAAAATGAAACGTATTGGTCATGCAAGTAATCAGCGCTTATATTCTAAGATAAATACCTATTCGTCGTTTATCTTTATCGTAAGCTTGATTGCTTTGTCTTTATTCTCATTAGAACTTATTAAAGTGTTTAGTGGTTCAAAAATATACTGGCAAGCCAATAGCATTGTTCCAATTATTTCCTTTTCATTGTTGTTTGGCCTAATGAAGGATAATACTCTAATTGGACTTAATATAACAAAAAAGACAAAAATTATAGGGAGTTTAATATTTGTTACAAGTCTTATTAATATTGGTCTTAATATATTATTGATTCCAACGTTCGATATATTTGGGGCTGCCTTTGCAACGTTGATATCTCAGGTTTTTTTCTTCTCCAGTGTAACATACTTTGCTCAAAAAGCTTATCCCATTCCATACGAATGGAAAAAAATTGGCTTAATGATTGGATTGGCATCTGTTATTGTATTGGTTGGGATTTTAATTTCGGAGACAGCACTTATATGGAGACTTGTGATTAAATCACTTCTTTTAATCACGTTTCCTTTCATCTTGTACTTCTTCAGTTTTTACGAAAAGGTGGAGATTGAGAATATCAAAAGGATAGTAAACAATTGGCGTAATCCAAAGAAGCTACGAGAGAATATCAAAAGATTTATAAATTAA
- a CDS encoding UDP-N-acetylglucosamine 4,6-dehydratase: protein MLKLIGRTAELFEKDVSEHEKELRSIVSSSGFLVIGGAGSIGQAVTKEIFKRKPNKLHVVDISENNLSELVRDIRSSFGYIEGDFRTFALDVGSDEYDAFWEADGKYDYILNLSALKHVRSEKDPFTLMRMIKVNIFNTDKTIKQAVAKGTKKYFCVSTDKAANPVSMMGASKRIMEMFVMRRSKDIDISMARFANVAFSDGSLLYSFNRRLEKQQPIVAPDDIKRYFVLPKESGELCLMSCIFGENRDIFFPKLSDELHLITFADIAKRYLKEKGYVPFICTNEDEARELTATIPEDGKWPCLFTKSDTSGEKAFEEFYTNNEELDLARFKNLGIIKNRLVYNEDKLIGFERQITKALNEHKWTKESLVDLFHSMIPDFVHKETGKYLDSKM from the coding sequence ATGTTAAAACTCATCGGAAGAACTGCAGAATTGTTTGAAAAAGATGTCTCTGAACACGAAAAGGAGTTGAGGTCTATCGTTTCTTCATCCGGATTTCTTGTAATAGGTGGAGCTGGCTCCATAGGGCAGGCTGTTACCAAGGAGATATTCAAAAGAAAGCCTAATAAGCTCCATGTTGTTGATATTAGCGAAAACAATTTATCTGAACTGGTTAGAGATATAAGAAGTTCATTTGGATATATTGAAGGAGATTTTAGAACATTTGCGTTAGATGTAGGTTCGGATGAATATGACGCATTTTGGGAGGCTGATGGGAAATACGACTATATTCTAAATTTGTCTGCATTAAAACACGTACGTAGCGAAAAAGATCCGTTTACTCTAATGCGAATGATTAAGGTAAATATATTTAATACCGACAAAACCATAAAACAGGCAGTTGCTAAAGGCACCAAAAAATATTTTTGCGTTTCAACAGACAAAGCGGCTAATCCGGTTAGTATGATGGGAGCATCAAAACGGATTATGGAAATGTTTGTAATGCGAAGATCAAAAGATATTGACATATCAATGGCTCGTTTCGCCAATGTTGCATTTTCTGATGGGTCTTTATTATATAGTTTTAACCGACGACTTGAAAAACAACAACCTATTGTGGCGCCAGACGATATTAAGCGTTATTTTGTATTGCCTAAGGAATCAGGCGAACTATGCTTAATGTCGTGCATTTTTGGTGAAAATCGTGATATTTTCTTTCCAAAGTTGAGTGACGAACTGCATCTGATAACATTTGCCGATATTGCCAAAAGGTATTTAAAAGAAAAAGGATATGTTCCATTTATTTGTACTAATGAGGATGAAGCCAGGGAATTAACCGCAACCATACCCGAAGATGGTAAATGGCCTTGCCTTTTTACAAAAAGTGATACCTCAGGAGAGAAAGCCTTTGAAGAATTTTATACTAATAATGAAGAGCTTGACTTGGCACGTTTTAAGAACTTGGGTATCATCAAGAATCGATTAGTTTATAATGAGGACAAACTCATTGGATTTGAGAGACAAATAACCAAAGCATTAAACGAACATAAATGGACTAAAGAAAGTTTGGTCGATTTGTTTCACTCCATGATTCCAGACTTTGTTCACAAAGAGACTGGTAAGTACTTAGATTCAAAAATGTAA
- a CDS encoding Gfo/Idh/MocA family oxidoreductase, with protein sequence MKRFVVIGAAGYVAERHMRAIKETGNQLVCASDRFDVMGKMDNYFPNAEFFMEHENLDRFMDDQRMAEKPIDYVSICTPNYMHPSHIRFALRNGADAICEKPMVIHPNEMRIIKDIEAETGKRVYSILQLRHHPAIVELKRKVDLAGKDKFYEIDLNYITTRGKWYFKSWKGDVQKSGGIATNIGIHLFDMLIWIFGSLRECKVNIYEPFKAAGTLKLANAEVNWNLSLDEHDLPDQVVRAGKRTFRSIKVNDEEIDFTDGFTDLHTESYRHILAGNGFGVEDVRESIQLTEQIRACGSL encoded by the coding sequence AGAGCCATTAAGGAGACTGGCAATCAGCTGGTTTGTGCTTCTGATCGTTTTGATGTGATGGGCAAAATGGACAATTATTTCCCCAATGCAGAGTTTTTTATGGAGCACGAAAACCTTGACCGGTTTATGGATGATCAGCGCATGGCTGAAAAGCCGATTGATTACGTAAGTATATGCACGCCCAATTATATGCATCCTTCGCACATTCGTTTTGCGTTAAGGAACGGTGCCGATGCCATTTGTGAAAAACCCATGGTGATACATCCCAACGAAATGCGGATTATCAAAGATATAGAAGCAGAAACCGGAAAACGCGTTTACTCCATTTTGCAACTTCGTCATCATCCGGCCATTGTCGAACTAAAAAGGAAAGTCGACCTCGCCGGTAAGGATAAATTTTACGAGATTGATCTAAACTATATCACCACCCGAGGAAAGTGGTATTTTAAAAGCTGGAAAGGCGATGTGCAAAAATCAGGAGGGATTGCTACCAACATAGGCATTCACCTGTTTGATATGCTGATCTGGATATTTGGCAGTTTGCGCGAGTGCAAGGTAAATATTTACGAACCATTTAAAGCAGCCGGAACTTTAAAACTCGCGAATGCCGAGGTAAACTGGAACTTAAGTCTCGATGAGCATGATTTGCCTGATCAAGTAGTACGAGCAGGAAAAAGAACTTTTCGTTCGATTAAAGTTAACGATGAAGAAATCGACTTTACTGATGGCTTTACCGACCTTCATACCGAATCGTACCGCCATATTTTAGCCGGGAATGGTTTTGGAGTTGAGGATGTGAGGGAGAGTATTCAGTTGACAGAACAAATTCGAGCCTGTGGGAGTTTATGA
- a CDS encoding glycosyltransferase, translating into MEKLKILYIAKNIPTPKKKTNRIIFDIAQNVSEFCNIDFLFPKEIVPFWFRNNPRFSYLYKLKEWTFEGFKIQSIPYIKLPFKYMQYWPLYFLPKTVKKYLQTKGQPDLVHAHYLFPDGQIAYRIKKKYDIPYVLTFRNQDKQYIELISPNNPDYKKAQKILSAAKQVLVPNGGYKEFVDSSFNVVCKIMPHGIEDKVFCKEKKSNPKEIIILSVADGLSTKNVDWVINAFKNYTGDNKIKLRLIGDVCKRQDIIELSAEEKQIELLGKVPREDVLQYMKESDIFALPSSKETFGLVYLEAAATGNAIIGFKGEGVWGVFDEHNEMLFCDNFVQFSNLLHRLIKDNELRNKLVQKAFEKAKTMEWSNIRKMYQLIYKSFDILS; encoded by the coding sequence ATGGAGAAATTAAAAATACTCTATATTGCAAAAAACATTCCAACTCCCAAAAAGAAAACCAATAGGATTATATTCGACATTGCCCAAAATGTAAGCGAATTTTGCAACATCGATTTTTTATTTCCAAAAGAAATAGTACCGTTCTGGTTCCGTAATAATCCCCGATTCTCCTATTTGTATAAATTAAAAGAATGGACGTTTGAAGGATTTAAAATACAATCCATACCCTATATCAAGCTTCCCTTTAAATACATGCAATACTGGCCCTTGTATTTTCTACCTAAAACAGTAAAAAAATATCTTCAAACAAAAGGACAACCTGATCTGGTACATGCGCATTACCTCTTCCCCGATGGACAGATAGCCTACCGCATTAAAAAGAAATATGACATTCCCTATGTACTCACTTTTCGAAATCAAGACAAACAATACATCGAACTCATCTCCCCAAATAATCCGGATTATAAAAAAGCTCAAAAGATTCTTTCTGCAGCAAAACAAGTCTTGGTCCCCAATGGAGGATACAAAGAATTTGTTGATTCGAGTTTTAATGTGGTATGTAAAATTATGCCACATGGAATTGAGGATAAAGTTTTTTGCAAAGAGAAGAAATCCAACCCAAAAGAGATTATTATCCTGAGTGTTGCTGATGGTTTGAGTACAAAAAATGTAGATTGGGTCATTAATGCTTTTAAAAATTATACCGGCGATAACAAAATTAAACTTCGGTTGATTGGTGATGTTTGTAAACGACAAGATATTATCGAACTATCCGCTGAAGAAAAACAGATTGAATTGCTCGGCAAAGTTCCGCGAGAAGATGTACTTCAATACATGAAAGAAAGCGATATTTTTGCCTTACCCAGCAGCAAGGAAACATTTGGATTGGTTTACCTGGAAGCTGCAGCTACAGGAAATGCCATAATTGGCTTCAAAGGCGAAGGAGTTTGGGGAGTATTTGACGAACATAATGAAATGCTGTTTTGCGATAACTTTGTTCAATTCTCAAACCTTCTACATCGTTTGATCAAAGATAACGAGTTGAGGAATAAATTGGTACAAAAAGCCTTTGAGAAAGCAAAAACAATGGAGTGGAGCAATATTCGCAAAATGTATCAATTAATTTATAAATCTTTTGATATTCTCTCGTAG
- a CDS encoding FkbM family methyltransferase produces the protein MKIIEDIINLLLLPIGLKANKIDNKKEYRAVKKARRKYKRQEKYKSSIIIIGNYQISITNFDSASQMYTDLFVNETHAVCFDSANPLIYDLGANMGIASLYYKSRYPNAEIKAYEPNPIVFKALEENIKINNLTNVHAYNNAISNEEGHLVFYCDRGGQVSSFLKPNGFQTIPTKIPAIRLKTLIENETQQIDLIKIDIEGVEVKVLQDCGNLLKKVDRLVIEYHSYKEGEQELSRLFKTLEDNNFRYIIKSGAFADFDLSNHDYKRSHFDIITHIEAIKNDLLKSN, from the coding sequence ATGAAAATTATTGAAGATATAATAAACCTATTACTACTACCAATAGGGCTTAAAGCTAATAAAATTGATAATAAGAAAGAATATAGAGCGGTTAAGAAAGCAAGAAGAAAATATAAAAGACAAGAAAAATACAAGTCTTCTATTATTATAATAGGTAATTACCAAATATCAATAACGAATTTTGACAGCGCTTCACAAATGTACACTGATTTATTCGTAAACGAAACACATGCTGTGTGTTTTGACTCAGCTAATCCACTAATCTATGACCTCGGAGCAAATATGGGGATTGCTTCACTGTATTACAAAAGCAGATACCCAAATGCAGAGATAAAAGCCTACGAGCCTAACCCTATTGTATTCAAAGCTCTTGAAGAGAATATTAAGATAAATAATTTGACTAACGTTCACGCCTATAATAATGCGATATCTAACGAAGAAGGGCATCTTGTATTTTATTGTGATAGGGGGGGGCAGGTAAGTTCATTCCTCAAACCGAATGGATTTCAAACAATACCAACAAAAATCCCAGCTATACGTCTCAAAACATTAATTGAAAACGAAACTCAACAAATAGACCTTATCAAAATAGATATCGAAGGTGTAGAAGTTAAAGTATTACAAGATTGTGGGAACTTACTTAAAAAGGTAGACCGATTAGTTATTGAATATCATTCATATAAAGAAGGAGAACAGGAATTGTCGAGACTCTTTAAAACATTAGAAGACAACAATTTCAGATATATCATCAAGAGTGGCGCTTTTGCTGATTTCGATTTGAGTAATCATGACTACAAAAGGTCTCATTTTGATATTATTACTCATATTGAAGCAATAAAAAATGACCTGCTTAAATCAAACTAA
- a CDS encoding asparagine synthase-related protein translates to MAEIAIEIDRKGKHFMAEIVGDIKFYADTFIFENDDLFLLMNGVNLSFSTSNKQENIKHCIEQYKTIGECFFKSFRGSFCGALFDKKANKWIVFTNQIGDQKLFYSQTSDSIIISSDIFRIIEELKTRKESYSLCLNAAYSLLSYGYMTDSSTLVKEISRLTAGEYFTFEKGELNLKKYYTLDNTPNYKLSEQDCIEQIDVLFRKAIQLEFDKDIQYGYKHIASMSGGLDCRMTNFVAYEMGYREVTNITFSQYGYLDMTIAHEMSTYLGYEWLFKALDNGNFLKDIDEMVRRTNAVILYSGSAHANNMMNMINFSNYGVLHSGQLGDVVISSFSRKNTENQQKLKASSSKYTSKVKDNFSRFANNNERANFYLRAFNGALSGNFLAQIHTEVSSPFVDIEFLNFCMSIPIEYREQHKIYKKWILQKYPDAANFKWESINAKVSDKTVPFRGKRVPLKQFPKYLMDGIRYHIGKDARLSSKRGMNPYDYWYKTNQQLKEYLQTYFDTHINLIEDKELMHDSKALFLGGTTIEKSQVLTLLSAIKQLEL, encoded by the coding sequence ATGGCAGAAATAGCGATTGAGATAGACAGAAAAGGTAAGCATTTCATGGCAGAAATTGTTGGTGACATAAAGTTTTATGCAGATACGTTCATCTTCGAGAATGATGATCTTTTTTTATTAATGAATGGGGTTAACCTTTCTTTTTCAACATCTAACAAACAAGAGAACATTAAGCATTGCATTGAACAGTATAAGACAATCGGAGAGTGTTTTTTTAAATCATTTAGGGGGAGTTTCTGCGGAGCATTGTTTGATAAAAAAGCGAATAAATGGATTGTTTTTACAAATCAAATTGGGGATCAAAAACTATTTTATAGCCAAACTTCTGACTCAATTATTATAAGTTCGGATATATTTAGAATTATAGAAGAACTTAAAACTCGTAAGGAGTCATATTCCCTTTGTTTAAACGCGGCGTATAGTTTATTGTCATATGGTTATATGACCGATAGTTCGACTTTAGTAAAGGAAATTTCCCGGTTAACTGCTGGCGAGTATTTTACTTTTGAAAAAGGAGAATTGAACTTAAAGAAATATTATACTTTAGACAATACGCCAAATTATAAACTTTCGGAACAAGATTGTATCGAACAAATAGATGTTTTGTTCAGAAAAGCTATTCAGTTGGAATTCGATAAAGATATCCAATATGGTTACAAGCATATCGCATCAATGAGTGGCGGACTGGATTGTAGAATGACCAATTTTGTGGCATACGAAATGGGTTACAGAGAAGTTACTAATATAACCTTTTCTCAGTATGGATACCTTGATATGACTATTGCACATGAGATGAGTACATATCTTGGATATGAATGGTTGTTTAAAGCCTTGGATAATGGCAATTTTTTGAAAGATATCGATGAGATGGTTAGACGGACAAATGCTGTTATCCTTTATTCCGGCTCAGCACATGCCAACAATATGATGAATATGATTAATTTCTCTAATTATGGCGTCTTACATTCCGGACAACTTGGTGATGTTGTGATTAGCTCTTTCTCTCGCAAGAATACAGAAAATCAACAGAAGCTTAAGGCTTCATCAAGTAAATACACATCTAAAGTAAAAGATAATTTTTCCCGATTTGCGAATAATAATGAAAGGGCTAATTTTTATCTAAGAGCATTTAATGGAGCTTTAAGTGGGAATTTTTTAGCGCAAATACACACAGAAGTATCTTCTCCATTTGTAGATATTGAGTTTCTTAATTTTTGTATGAGTATTCCGATAGAATATCGGGAGCAGCATAAGATATACAAAAAATGGATTTTACAGAAGTATCCCGATGCTGCAAATTTTAAATGGGAGAGTATTAATGCTAAAGTATCAGATAAAACTGTCCCATTTAGGGGGAAAAGAGTTCCTCTTAAACAGTTTCCAAAATATCTAATGGATGGAATCAGATACCATATAGGGAAAGATGCCAGATTAAGTTCGAAACGTGGAATGAATCCTTATGATTACTGGTATAAAACTAATCAACAATTAAAAGAATATCTTCAAACTTATTTTGATACCCATATAAACTTGATTGAAGATAAAGAGCTAATGCATGATTCTAAGGCTCTTTTTTTAGGTGGAACCACAATTGAGAAATCTCAGGTACTTACCTTGCTTTCTGCCATTAAACAGTTAGAACTGTAG